TTCCCCTCTATATATTATATTAGATATTATATTTTCTTACAAGGAATTTTCTTGACCTTCTATGTATgatatatttattctttcttagtGATGGTTATTACGGAATCCAGGCTTGAATAATTTAACAAAGTTCTCTGTAGTTAACAAAACAAGTAATATAGTAAGGCTGCATTGTCTTAATTGGGAAAGGATGAATTGCTGAGTTGGAACTGCTTAGTTGCTGTGCTACAAGATGCTGGAGGGAAAGTGTTAATGTGGAAGGTAGCTAGATGAGATGACTGCTGTCTTTTTGCAATCCCACTTGATCGTATGCAGCGGCTTTTATATTGAAACTGTACTGCTTTGTCTCTGCTAGGAAAACACATCATCTCATGGTAGAGGGTGCACCTTTGGCACTAGActttttgctcttctctctgtCCAAACTCACCAACTGAACCTAATAAGACAGGAGAATACCTGCTTTGTTTGCCTCCTCTGTGCAGAATGCTTAGATTTTTCTACGCTTGTTTAGAGAAAGGGCAGTCTTTACTACTGGCAGTTTTGGATTGTTCTCAGTTGTGTTATTCTTAATTAGTAATTTCAATTAAACTAGACAAcagttttgcttcagaaaactTAAGGCTGCCATTGTGTTTGAAGATGTGCTTGCTGTCATCTCTCAGCTGTTCTGTATCGGGCTGGGGGGTACTGCTAAAGGAAAACTAGCATGAGAATCTTGAATATTGAATCTGACTGAGAACGTTCAGTGAGTGAATGGTCTTAACCACATTCCTGAGTGAAATAAGGCAAGAAGTACATCTGTTAAAGCCATCGTTGTCTCCATTTGCAAAAGGGGAAAACATATGTTATCCTTCATGTAAAATAGATTCTTAAGTTAGTAAGCACAGtgactgttttcatttcagagcagCATTCTTGGTTACATGTGACTTCTCTGTCTAGGATATCAGTTTCATAGCTTTCCACAGTATCATTAATGCAGAACTCCAGAACCTAGCTCTTCATTGCTTTCGCAATAAGTTATCTTGAAGAGATGTTTTTAGACAGCTGTATGACATTTAGTGCCCTGATTTGAAGACTAATATTAATGAATTACTAGTTTCCTATAAGTTACCGTTATAAATACCGCAGagtaatattatttttcttttaacagtgaAAGCACGAACTGCCCAATTAGCCAAAATAAAGTGGGTTATAAATATTGTATTCTACATCTTACAAGTAAGTAAATCTTTTATTATGAATACAAATTTCTGGACTAAATCCTCAGCAGTGTGACAAATCTCTTTTACTTTTGCTGACCAATGATTAGTTGCACAGCTATTTGGCAGCCCAGTGTCAAAATGCACACCAAACCAGAACAGTTTCTTGGCTGTAGAGAGATGCAGCTGATAAGGTCCGGTCATTGTGAATGAAATGAGTTTTGAATTCCATggaagctttgtttttctggtatTGAGATGACAAGATAGGAGTTTGTCTTAGTTCCTtcatcactgtttctttttgttttgtttttccatttattcaTGGCATTGAACTTGGGAAAGTTCTGATGCATAATGTGTATATTTTGCTtatgtttctgaaaacataaaatgttcTTCTGCTGTGGATGCAAATTTCCATGTAGAGCTGCCACATATCTCCACACAGTGCCTCCCTCGCCAGATTGTTGCTTAGGCTTGATGCCCAATAATTTTTTGCCAGTAAGAACAGTTCTCAACCTGAGACTATATTTTGGGTAACGTGAAAGCCAGCTGAATTCTTAGCAGATAAGGATTATGGCTAAAAACAGTCATCAGAGTGCAACAGTTTGTATTATTACAACTTTTATTTATGCTATATTTGAATCTGtcttaaaataaagcagtaatttcCAGCTACTTATTGCTAAGTCTTGCTATTGTGTGTAAACTTAGGTCATACCAAGCTTAAAAATCTGTTATATCTGCTTCAGAACAGTGTAATGTAATAAGGACGCTATTCTCTTTAATTTAGAATGTGAGATGTACTGCTTCAAAATACTGGTGGTAATATAATTTGATGTGTGTTGTTATTCAAGCTAACAAAAACTTCCATTCTAGGCTGCCCTGATGATCTCTCTGATTTGGAAATATTATTCTGAGCCAGTTACAATTCTTCCAAGCAAATGGCTTGCACCATTGGAGCGCTTGGTAGCCTTTCCTACAGGTCTGGCAGGTAAGAACTGTGTGgtagaaaaaatgcattttccaagTCTATGCAGTTGCTGAGAATGTAATGATAAGGAGTACGTGTGGATTAAAAGCATCGCTTCTGTATATTTCTTAACAGCAACGTGGAGTTTCTGTAGGGGTCTGTATTACTTAGGCATACATCTTACAATACTACAACACTTCAATAGTGTATAGCTCTGGGATGGCTGAGGTATGCTCTCTTCCAGTTGGCATTCTGTTCCCAccctttattttctcattgcaCTTCTTTACCTAATTAGGCCTTTTTAGTTTTGGTTAGTTGAATGAATTAATGATCAGAAGGATATGACAGATCATGCATGCCAGTTTCTGAGTGAAATGTGTGCTGCTAATTGGATAAATAAGCAGGATGACAGGATAACGCAGCATGGAAATTTACCACGAAGATAAAATGCTGCTGGTGAATCTTCATACTAGGCTTTTTAAGTTTCAGCTGCCTTAGAGTGAATTCCAAATTACGATGTTGTCTTAACCATCTTTAATAGCTGTTGAGAGAATGCTTTGTATCCAGCATGCTTACTGGACAAGCCTGCTTCTGTGCAGGGGAGCAGTTTCTGAAAGGTAGTTAATTAAATAGTATTCTAAGGAATTGTATAAGGTTTATACCCTTGTCTGCCTTCTGTTCCCCTTTATCTTTGGTTATCAACCAAGACCAAAGATAAGAGATTACTTCTGAATTATAGGTTATAAAGTTAAGAAcatggaaacatttaaaaatcacCAAAAGGTAGTTTCTTCCAGTACATGCTATGAACAGCTGTGTATTCAGTGATACCATGTAGTATGATTCTATGCAGTATGTGATACAGATACGCTACATACTACAGTTAGGTAGGAGGGACTCTCGGTGCCATCATTCCAGTACAAATTTCCACACTGCTAGTGTGAATGACAAGACTCTAAAACACAAGTTAAATCAGTTTGGGTCTGTAGTGAAAGTCTCACTTGGATTTTTTGTTCAGTTCGATGGGGATTTAGGAGAAAGGACCGAAGTACATATTTAATACTCTTTAAAAAGGCTGATTTAAATTTACTGGgaattttacttctttcctcttctaaaTCTCTGATTTTAGACTTCAGAGTGCTCTTTTATTTCAGCAACCTAGACCACTCAGATAGGGATATAGTGAATGTTTTTAGAAAGCATGGTTGTATATGCCACAGTTAGGCTCCTATTCTTGTTATTTGGCGCTCCTTCCCCAGACAGCCTTCAGGTTTTCTCAACACTAGTATGCAGTTAACTGAGGTCCCTTGAAGAGAGACATTTGCATCTAGACAGAAAGACGTTTTGTTCCCACTGAcctcctgtttcatttttgatGCTTCCAAGTTGTTTTCAGAATCTGGTGTGTGCCAAGGTTATTGATGCAATAACTTCAGTTAAATTTTCTATCTCTTTCAGGTGGTGTTGGAATTACATGTTGGCTTGTGGTTTGTAATAAAGTTGTAGCTATCATGCTACACCCTTTCAGCTGAAGCAATCCCTGTAGTATATGGAGTCGAAACTACATTACTGCAGTACAAAAAACATTTGTCTTTCATGACGGACCTGGTTGGAGACGCTTTTTGCTACTTCAGTTGGATGTTGAACAGTATtggttttactttctttcatcTATTTGTTCTTTGGTTTTATGATCAGCAGTTTTCAAAGAGCAGCGTTGCTATTTATAAAACCTCATTTTGACACACATGAACATTGATCAGTGGCAGAACCTTAAGTCTTTGTCATGCCATATTCACAAAGGTCTTAAAAGTGTTCTCTTTTTCCAGCTGCTAGATTGGAAATGCAGTGGCGTTAGTAATCATTTTTTGGAGCTTCTTTACTGTACAGTACGGCATTTTCACCCAAAGAAATGATTCCACTTGGTGACAAGTGGTGTTAAAATAGGTAGGTTGGTTGTTTTAGAATAaaacagttcttttttctttttttttttaactacagaTTGGATTATTCTCAGACTACCTTAGAAAATATTAGTGATATATACGCAGAATCAACTTCTTACATCTTAAGTGAGTTTCTTAATTGCCAAATGCAGGTCAGCTGGCCACTTCAATGCTTCTTTTAAATTCCTCATGgaagaaaattctttaaaattcCTGAAATTATTGAACActagatattttcttttttcatttccccCCTACTTTTACTGATAACTGacctttctttccttgatgTACTTTCTACTTCCCCAATGGAGCAAATACTGCTAAAAGTATTTCCTGCCAtgttttgaggaaaaagaaggtcCAACCAACCTTTCCAAGCTTCGTGGTAGGAAAGTAGAAGACAGCCctgtttctgcagaaagctACATCCCTAGAGCTTCAGCATACATTCATGATAGTAATTCTTCCTAGTATTGCAGCTgtacagcaacaacaaagctTTATCTTCGGTGGTATCTGCAGCCCTACCGTTGCTGTCCCAGAAGGCAGTGGCTTTAAAAAGTCCTGTAATACCTCCTTGGACATAAGCTTGAGCAAAGCTTTTGCAGACTTAGGCTTAGCTCATGCTCCATACACTGTGTGGTGTTGTCAGGTCCTTTGCCTTGCagcaggagggggctggagTACAGCCGTATAGTTAGCACTGCCTTTAGAATTAATTCAAAAAATGATGATGCGTTTTCTGCATGTCTGAATGTATGTATtcattaaatgtttctttttcttaaatgttatttaaaaactaCGTTGTTTTTATATTAGGGAATGCATTTAGCCAACGGTAAAGTGAAGGCATTAAAtatcaacaagaaaaaaagtcaagattGAATCTGTTACgtgtaaatgtgtttttatttgtgaaataaagTTTTTCAGCCCAACTCAGGTTTTCCAATCCACATTTTTAATGTTAACTACagttttcttaaacaaaacaaaatccacctGTGTTCTTGATACTGTTGGCATCTACAGACTTTTTAACTATGCGGTTGATGTATTTCTGATTATAAAGATGTAAGTGATGGTGTTTCTGCTTCGCTTGTTACAGAGTTTAACGTAGTGAAGTCAAGAAAAGCAGTATCATTTAGAATATTGACAGTGGCATTTGCTACATATCCACAGTTAGCATGAGATAATGAAATAGTCTGTTGGCAGCTCTAGGCGGACATGTAAATGAATAGGGGCAGGGAGGCTTTTGGTGATTTAGTACAACCAGCACTGCTGGATTATGTCTGCTGGTTCCCTCTTAACTTTGGAGACAGCAGGAAAGGCATTGTAGAAGTATTAACAGTACATAGAGGAAAAGTACTCTTTTGACTGCATTAAATCATTCTTGATAATGTCCGCTGCACAGCTGAAGTACTTctttaagaactgaaaaaaatttGCTTACAAGTAGGTTCAGATCAGAATATCTCAATCACCCTTAAAAGCTTTCATAGTACaggtgttggggttttttttgctacCGCTTTTTAAAATCTAGTAGAATACCTTTTTCCTAGCTTACATTTTAGCAGGTTTTCATGAATTTCTACCAGGAACAAGACAGTCTTCCCGCCCTCGTTTACATAACCTTAAATGCAAGATTTTTAAGGGATCTTTGAGAACTGGATATGCCTGACTTCTCCAAAACAATGCTTTAGTCTTGCACATTCAGTTCTGGATGTCAGCTGTGGAAGTTACCAGGCAAAACTGCTTTGGTAAGTTCTAACAGCGGAAAAGAATGAAGCTTTAGAGCTTTATAATGCTAATGAAAACAATGTAATAGCAGATTATTGTGTGAATTCTGGAAGCGATGTTAGgagtgaaaagagaaacattttcttttagtaaGTTGCAGATAGCAGTTCAATAATGAACCTTCTGAAAGCAGACTGCTCGTTGCAGCTAGTTAACAAATAACTTAAGATTCAAACTGCAGAGAGAATGCAAACAAAGATGGAAATTAGCTAAAAAGGACTAACTGGGACACCTTCCTATAACAGGT
The sequence above is a segment of the Excalfactoria chinensis isolate bCotChi1 chromosome 1, bCotChi1.hap2, whole genome shotgun sequence genome. Coding sequences within it:
- the GET1 gene encoding guided entry of tail-anchored proteins factor 1 — translated: MAESGAWLLVLSAVFLCNALKILLPSCSSIISKLLQKDAEQESQMRAEIQNMKQELSTISMMDEFARYARLERKINKMTDKLKTHVKARTAQLAKIKWVINIVFYILQAALMISLIWKYYSEPVTILPSKWLAPLERLVAFPTGLAGGVGITCWLVVCNKVVAIMLHPFS